One part of the Deltaproteobacteria bacterium genome encodes these proteins:
- a CDS encoding cupin domain-containing protein: protein MSEKKDRVINERDLEWTEVDREDRFRFRRKQLALAAGGKELGCSIVEVPPGWRSWPYHFHHGNEEAIYVLEGSGDLRLAGRKQPITAGDYVAFPRGVQGAHQIHNTSQKDLRYLVFSTMNAPDITVYPDSGKMGLFAGTAPGGSDEGRTLSRYVPDGVEVAYWEGE, encoded by the coding sequence ATGAGCGAGAAGAAGGACAGGGTGATCAACGAGCGGGACCTGGAGTGGACCGAGGTCGATCGCGAGGACCGCTTCCGCTTCCGCCGCAAGCAGCTGGCGCTGGCGGCCGGTGGCAAGGAGCTCGGCTGCAGCATCGTCGAGGTCCCGCCCGGCTGGCGCAGCTGGCCCTACCACTTCCACCACGGCAACGAGGAGGCGATCTACGTGCTCGAGGGCAGCGGCGATCTGCGCCTCGCCGGCCGCAAGCAGCCGATCACCGCCGGCGACTACGTCGCCTTCCCCCGCGGCGTGCAGGGGGCCCACCAGATCCACAACACCTCGCAGAAGGACCTGCGCTACCTCGTCTTCTCGACGATGAACGCGCCGGACATCACCGTCTATCCCGACTCGGGGAAGATGGGTCTCTTCGCCGGCACGGCGCCGGGGGGCAGCGACGAGGGCCGCACCCTCTCCCGCTACGTGCCCGACGGAGTCGAGGTCGCCTACTGGGAAGGCGAGTGA
- a CDS encoding phospholipase D-like domain-containing protein, whose amino-acid sequence MTRTATLSSRLLSLIIAALLLGQAACGSGAGTTQQGVQRGALERGGKADATFELSLRITEVMATPADDRSGEYVEVYNDSPLQVSLEGLLLDDEDSVDTLIHRSGPTHLEAFGYGVIVDPDYRDPLPPEAAVYTVSDRALGNGLAASDPVILRAASGLVLERVGPRATLRGYARERRAPLLDDVSTSWRLTREGSPGRRNRHAPSERLKLHLTHDWDEAETVAALVDFIDATEQTLDCAIYQMNHPEVMRSLLAAHERGVAVRIVTDTTFFDERADYYAGYEALLAAGMDIVPDQRSSEMHDKFLVSDRRYVWLGSYNPTMNHSADSALELDSASLARELERQVDDMMAGKFGVWKRKTEQERHLVDGTELRLLTSPQGGVLEVILAELGKARRSIHFLAFGLTEDRVGDALLERAGAGVQVHGAIDWLHASRTGSEWSRLVEAGLDVRRSPHAMLMHQKLIVIDGGTPDAVVILGSYNFTNRAETRNDETMLVVRSGRLAAMAESAIAAVMRDSESVGQDAMPALAITEVAQGTTAWVEVENQGPEAIALVGFELTDLESVSRLTGVLAPGERRVVVFEGPLGGSSPVFLRDAAGRVIDAVATDDVIRSPQQTLRRLGPVSWELSSPTPGR is encoded by the coding sequence ATGACGCGGACCGCCACCCTCTCCTCTCGCCTCCTCTCCCTCATCATTGCCGCCCTCCTCCTGGGCCAGGCGGCCTGCGGGAGCGGCGCGGGGACGACCCAGCAGGGAGTGCAGCGGGGCGCCCTCGAGCGGGGCGGGAAGGCCGACGCCACCTTCGAGCTCTCCCTGCGGATCACCGAGGTCATGGCGACCCCCGCCGACGACCGCAGCGGCGAGTACGTCGAGGTCTACAACGACAGCCCCCTGCAGGTGAGCCTCGAGGGCCTCCTCCTCGACGACGAGGACAGCGTCGACACCCTGATCCACCGCAGCGGCCCGACCCACCTCGAGGCCTTCGGCTACGGCGTCATCGTCGATCCCGACTACCGCGATCCGCTGCCTCCGGAGGCGGCCGTCTACACGGTCTCCGACCGGGCGCTGGGCAACGGGCTGGCGGCCTCCGATCCCGTGATCCTGCGGGCGGCGTCCGGGCTCGTCCTCGAGCGCGTGGGCCCGAGGGCCACCCTCCGCGGCTACGCCCGCGAGCGCCGCGCGCCCCTCCTCGACGACGTCTCCACCAGCTGGCGGCTCACCCGCGAGGGGAGCCCCGGGCGGCGCAACCGCCACGCCCCCAGCGAGCGCCTGAAGCTCCACCTCACCCACGACTGGGACGAGGCCGAGACGGTCGCGGCCCTCGTCGACTTCATCGACGCCACCGAGCAGACCCTCGACTGCGCCATCTACCAGATGAACCACCCCGAGGTGATGCGGTCCCTGCTCGCGGCCCACGAGCGGGGCGTCGCGGTGCGGATCGTGACCGACACCACCTTCTTCGACGAGCGCGCCGACTACTACGCCGGCTACGAGGCCCTCCTCGCCGCGGGGATGGACATCGTCCCCGACCAGCGCTCCTCCGAGATGCACGACAAGTTCCTGGTCTCCGACCGGCGCTACGTCTGGCTGGGCTCCTACAACCCCACCATGAACCACTCCGCCGACTCGGCCCTCGAGCTCGACAGCGCCTCCCTGGCCCGGGAGCTCGAGCGGCAGGTCGACGACATGATGGCCGGCAAGTTCGGCGTCTGGAAGCGCAAGACCGAGCAGGAGCGGCACCTCGTCGACGGCACCGAGCTGCGCCTCCTGACCAGCCCCCAGGGCGGCGTCCTCGAGGTGATCCTCGCGGAGCTCGGGAAGGCTCGCCGCTCGATTCACTTCCTCGCCTTCGGGCTCACCGAGGACCGCGTGGGCGACGCCCTCCTCGAGCGCGCGGGCGCCGGGGTGCAGGTGCACGGCGCCATCGACTGGCTCCACGCCAGCCGCACCGGCTCCGAGTGGAGCCGCCTGGTGGAGGCCGGCCTCGACGTCCGCCGCAGCCCCCACGCGATGCTGATGCACCAGAAGCTCATCGTCATCGACGGCGGCACCCCGGACGCGGTGGTGATCCTGGGCTCCTACAACTTCACCAACCGGGCCGAGACCCGCAACGACGAGACCATGCTCGTCGTCCGCAGCGGCCGCCTCGCCGCCATGGCCGAGAGCGCCATCGCCGCGGTGATGCGCGACTCCGAGTCGGTGGGTCAGGACGCGATGCCGGCCCTGGCCATCACCGAGGTCGCCCAGGGCACCACCGCCTGGGTGGAGGTGGAGAACCAGGGCCCCGAGGCCATCGCCCTCGTCGGCTTCGAGCTCACCGATCTCGAATCCGTCTCTCGGCTCACCGGTGTCCTGGCCCCGGGGGAGCGCAGGGTCGTGGTCTTCGAGGGCCCGCTGGGCGGCTCCTCCCCGGTCTTTCTCCGGGACGCCGCCGGCCGGGTGATCGACGCCGTCGCCACCGACGACGTGATCCGCAGCCCTCAGCAGACCCTGCGCCGGCTCGGCCCGGTGAGCTGGGAGCTTTCCTCGCCCACGCCCGGCCGGTAG
- a CDS encoding alpha/beta hydrolase fold domain-containing protein, producing MAPPPSSRLRRTMDSAFRIGLVVTLLVTLGPALLVACACRSFLYHPTRADPAALAVGAWQAAELPVAEGIVLRGLVRPPRAAADEAPRWILFFGGNAMSLLSNRTVLQELAPEPGIGLATFAYRGYDGSGGRPKEEHLLADAETLAAHLEAEHGVRPDRLVILGQSLGTGVAIHLAAALARKGSPPAGLGLLSPYTSMSRVFDDHVPVIPVGWAVTDSYRSERLAPELTPPIVIVHGDRDEVIPVYHARRLAEALGERVRYHELPGRHHNDLWDDPGTLEALRGLLR from the coding sequence GTGGCGCCCCCCCCTTCCTCCCGCCTCCGGCGAACGATGGACTCGGCCTTCCGCATCGGGCTGGTGGTCACCCTCCTCGTGACCCTGGGCCCGGCCCTGCTGGTCGCCTGCGCCTGCCGCTCCTTCCTCTACCACCCGACCCGCGCGGACCCCGCGGCGCTCGCGGTGGGGGCCTGGCAGGCCGCCGAGCTGCCCGTCGCCGAGGGGATCGTCCTGCGCGGGCTGGTCCGTCCCCCCCGCGCGGCGGCGGACGAGGCACCCCGCTGGATCCTCTTCTTCGGCGGCAACGCCATGAGCCTGCTCTCGAACCGAACGGTGCTGCAGGAGCTGGCCCCGGAGCCCGGGATCGGCCTGGCCACCTTCGCCTACCGCGGCTACGACGGCTCCGGGGGCAGGCCGAAGGAGGAGCACCTCCTGGCCGACGCCGAGACCCTCGCGGCGCACCTCGAGGCCGAGCACGGGGTCCGGCCCGACCGCCTCGTGATCCTGGGTCAGAGCCTGGGCACCGGGGTGGCGATCCACCTCGCGGCCGCGCTCGCCCGCAAGGGGAGCCCCCCCGCCGGGCTGGGGCTGCTCTCCCCCTACACCTCCATGTCCCGGGTCTTCGACGATCACGTGCCGGTGATCCCCGTGGGCTGGGCCGTGACCGACAGCTACCGCAGCGAGCGGCTGGCCCCCGAGCTGACGCCCCCGATCGTCATCGTCCACGGGGACCGCGACGAGGTGATCCCCGTCTACCACGCTCGCCGGCTGGCCGAGGCCCTCGGGGAGCGGGTGCGCTACCACGAGCTTCCCGGCCGCCACCACAACGACCTGTGGGACGACCCGGGGACCCTCGAGGCCCTGCGCGGCCTGCTGCGCTGA
- a CDS encoding diguanylate cyclase, producing MDDPVIWVSSEYEVRWGNTSAGEVYGPPAGTCHGLVHGDDRPCFLRGELCPLREAQEKGRAASVIHAYTDAEGVTEVFRVTCLPLEDGGGLEVHLALDQGVVRDPLVGLYRREIWREVVLREQALLQREDWPFSLLYLDVDHLGAFNDTVGRSVGDEVLRRIGRLILGCSRQADVAGRHAGEELVLFLPNTRSREALGVAERIRRGVESMAIETENGLESITVSVGAATVEAATPLGRALKLAADAAAQAKAGGRNRVVLDPSSMA from the coding sequence ATGGACGACCCTGTGATCTGGGTGTCGTCCGAGTACGAGGTGCGCTGGGGGAACACCTCCGCCGGCGAGGTCTATGGCCCTCCGGCGGGGACCTGCCACGGCCTCGTCCACGGCGACGATCGCCCCTGCTTTCTCCGCGGTGAGCTCTGCCCCCTGCGAGAGGCCCAGGAGAAGGGCAGGGCGGCCTCGGTGATCCACGCCTACACCGATGCGGAGGGCGTGACCGAGGTCTTCCGGGTGACCTGCCTGCCCCTCGAGGACGGCGGGGGGCTGGAGGTGCACCTCGCCCTGGACCAGGGGGTGGTGCGCGACCCCCTGGTGGGCCTCTACCGGCGGGAGATCTGGCGGGAGGTGGTGCTGCGGGAGCAGGCCCTGCTCCAGCGTGAGGACTGGCCCTTCAGCCTGCTCTACCTGGACGTCGACCACCTCGGCGCCTTCAACGACACCGTCGGGCGCTCGGTGGGGGACGAGGTGTTGCGCCGGATCGGCCGGCTGATCCTGGGATGCAGCCGGCAGGCCGACGTCGCCGGTCGTCACGCCGGGGAGGAGCTGGTGCTCTTCCTCCCGAACACCCGCTCCCGGGAGGCGCTCGGGGTCGCCGAGCGCATCCGGCGGGGGGTGGAGTCGATGGCCATCGAGACCGAGAACGGTCTGGAGTCCATCACCGTCAGCGTCGGTGCGGCCACGGTCGAGGCCGCGACCCCGCTCGGCCGCGCCCTGAAGCTGGCCGCCGACGCCGCGGCCCAGGCCAAGGCGGGCGGCCGCAACCGGGTCGTCCTCGACCCGAGCAGCATGGCCTAG
- a CDS encoding potassium transporter Kup yields MSDETAKGNKSPKKLFITSLTALGVVFGDIGTSPLYAVRECFHGPAAVPVTPENVLGVLSLIFWSLIIVISINYQLYVLRADNQGEGGILALMALALPTPESRDKRWILALMGVFGTALLYGDGMITPAISVLSAVEGLEIAAPSLAPYVIPGGIGILAGLFLFQRKGTAKVGAVFGPITLVWFVVIAVLGLKEVIANPSVIAALNPMYAWDFFAINRMEGFLILGVVFLVVTGGEALYADMGHFGRFPIRTAWYVVVLPCLLASYFGQGALLLHSPEAASNPFYLLAPTWARFPLIVLATAATVIASQALISGAFSLAMQGMQLGYFPRMKIVYTSAEHSGQIYVPAVNWLLFVAVITLVVGFGSSSGLAAAYGIAVTTTMLITSLLTFVVAREQWRLSLWICGPLLLLFGSIDASFFGANIVKVADGGWMPLTIAAVITVMMTTWRRGRTLVAQRLAQLVVPLSVFRMDVRDHPPTRVPGTAVFMMGRDEGAPPALLHNLKHNKVLHQRVVLLTIKSVAVPHLSDRDRVDVVEVDPDLHRVTAHYGFMEKPEVPKIIEACKRQGLDISGTATTFFVGQQHLIFRPDTHFARWRQALYLWLAKNARGVTDYFELSPNQVVHLGAMLEV; encoded by the coding sequence ATGTCAGACGAGACCGCCAAGGGCAACAAGTCGCCGAAGAAGCTCTTCATCACCAGCCTGACGGCGCTGGGGGTGGTCTTCGGTGACATCGGCACCTCCCCCCTCTACGCCGTCCGCGAGTGCTTCCACGGCCCGGCGGCGGTGCCGGTGACCCCCGAGAACGTCCTCGGGGTGCTCTCGCTGATCTTCTGGTCGCTGATCATCGTCATCTCGATCAACTACCAGCTCTACGTCCTGCGGGCGGACAACCAGGGCGAGGGGGGCATCCTGGCGCTGATGGCCCTGGCCCTGCCGACCCCCGAGTCCCGGGACAAGCGCTGGATCCTGGCCCTGATGGGCGTCTTCGGGACCGCGCTCCTCTACGGGGACGGCATGATCACCCCGGCGATCTCGGTGCTCTCGGCGGTCGAGGGCCTGGAGATCGCGGCCCCCTCCCTCGCGCCCTACGTGATCCCCGGCGGCATCGGCATCCTGGCGGGGCTCTTCCTCTTCCAGCGGAAGGGGACGGCCAAGGTGGGCGCCGTCTTCGGGCCGATCACCCTGGTCTGGTTCGTGGTGATCGCCGTCCTGGGCCTGAAGGAGGTGATCGCCAACCCGAGCGTCATCGCGGCGCTCAACCCCATGTACGCCTGGGACTTCTTCGCCATCAACCGGATGGAGGGCTTCCTGATCCTCGGCGTCGTCTTCCTGGTGGTCACCGGCGGTGAGGCCCTCTACGCCGACATGGGGCACTTCGGCCGCTTCCCGATCCGCACCGCCTGGTACGTGGTGGTCTTGCCCTGTCTGCTGGCCTCCTACTTCGGGCAGGGGGCGCTGCTCCTCCACTCCCCCGAGGCGGCCTCCAACCCCTTCTACCTCCTGGCCCCGACCTGGGCGCGCTTCCCGCTCATCGTGCTGGCGACGGCCGCGACGGTGATCGCCTCCCAGGCGTTGATCTCCGGGGCCTTCTCCCTGGCCATGCAGGGGATGCAGCTGGGCTACTTCCCCCGGATGAAGATCGTCTACACCAGCGCCGAGCACAGCGGACAGATCTACGTGCCAGCGGTGAACTGGCTGCTCTTCGTCGCGGTCATCACCCTGGTGGTCGGCTTCGGCTCCTCCAGCGGGCTGGCGGCCGCCTACGGCATCGCGGTCACCACCACCATGCTGATAACCAGCCTGCTGACCTTCGTCGTCGCCCGGGAGCAGTGGAGGCTCTCGCTCTGGATCTGCGGGCCACTCCTGCTCCTCTTCGGCTCGATCGACGCCTCCTTCTTCGGCGCCAACATCGTGAAGGTCGCCGACGGAGGCTGGATGCCGCTGACCATCGCCGCCGTCATCACGGTCATGATGACCACCTGGCGCCGCGGCCGCACCCTGGTCGCCCAGCGCCTGGCCCAGCTGGTGGTGCCCCTCTCGGTCTTCCGGATGGACGTCCGCGACCACCCGCCCACCCGGGTCCCGGGGACCGCGGTCTTCATGATGGGGCGGGACGAGGGCGCGCCGCCCGCGCTGTTGCACAACCTCAAGCACAACAAGGTGCTCCACCAGCGGGTGGTCCTGCTGACCATCAAGTCGGTGGCCGTGCCCCACCTCTCCGACCGGGACCGGGTGGACGTGGTGGAGGTCGATCCGGATCTGCACCGGGTGACCGCCCATTATGGCTTCATGGAGAAGCCAGAGGTCCCCAAGATCATCGAAGCCTGCAAGCGGCAGGGGCTCGACATCAGCGGCACCGCCACCACCTTCTTCGTGGGGCAGCAGCACCTGATCTTCCGGCCTGACACCCACTTCGCTCGCTGGCGCCAGGCGCTCTACCTCTGGCTGGCCAAGAACGCCCGGGGGGTCACCGACTACTTCGAGCTGTCCCCCAACCAGGTGGTCCACCTCGGGGCGATGCTCGAGGTCTGA
- a CDS encoding biopolymer transporter ExbD, with product MAMQLGGKGVQSEINVTPLIDVVLVLLIIFMVVTPTLELRFKLSLPETDDTELEEDIPPEMLPLLVKLHQDGSIDLNGERVDEAMLRERLRLALRGRDDKVAFFDAEDGANFGLAVEVMDLCRAAGAKHIGIVDPEALGAELPVAPTEPAPTPNP from the coding sequence ATGGCGATGCAGCTGGGAGGAAAGGGCGTCCAGTCCGAGATCAACGTCACGCCGCTGATCGACGTGGTGCTGGTGCTCCTCATCATCTTCATGGTCGTGACCCCCACCCTCGAGCTGCGCTTCAAGCTCTCCCTCCCCGAGACGGACGATACCGAGCTCGAGGAGGACATCCCCCCCGAGATGCTCCCCCTTCTGGTCAAGCTCCACCAGGACGGGTCCATCGACCTGAACGGCGAGCGGGTGGACGAGGCCATGCTCCGGGAGCGCCTGCGGCTCGCCCTGCGCGGGCGGGACGACAAGGTGGCCTTCTTCGATGCCGAGGACGGCGCGAACTTCGGGCTGGCCGTCGAGGTCATGGATCTCTGCCGCGCCGCGGGCGCCAAGCACATCGGCATCGTCGACCCCGAGGCCCTGGGCGCCGAGCTTCCGGTGGCCCCCACGGAGCCGGCTCCCACTCCGAACCCCTGA
- a CDS encoding biopolymer transporter ExbD gives MQAGASGGGFQAQINVTPLVDIVMVLLIIFMVVTPMMQKAKAVQLPEAKHVVKGKGEREQLFVIVTADGELWLDQDPVMKEGLVEAVKDRLSFNPGIEVVVKGDRSLDYGKVRAVMLDCRKAGAARVVIATKERKEEDA, from the coding sequence ATGCAGGCCGGCGCTTCGGGCGGGGGCTTCCAGGCCCAGATCAACGTCACCCCTCTGGTCGACATCGTCATGGTGCTGCTGATCATCTTCATGGTGGTCACGCCCATGATGCAGAAGGCCAAGGCCGTGCAGCTCCCCGAGGCCAAGCACGTGGTGAAGGGGAAGGGTGAGCGCGAGCAGCTCTTCGTCATCGTGACCGCCGACGGGGAGCTCTGGCTGGATCAGGATCCCGTGATGAAGGAGGGCCTGGTCGAGGCGGTGAAGGATCGCCTCTCCTTCAACCCCGGCATCGAGGTCGTGGTGAAGGGCGATCGCAGCCTCGACTACGGCAAGGTCCGGGCAGTGATGCTCGACTGCCGCAAGGCCGGGGCAGCCCGGGTCGTGATCGCCACCAAGGAACGCAAGGAGGAGGACGCCTAG
- a CDS encoding MotA/TolQ/ExbB proton channel family protein encodes MEFEFSHMWAAMGPVAKGVVYTLLLMSVGTLGVGIERALAFMRAAGESKRFALEIRGPLDDRQFETVGETQKRYKRSPLAQVVGAGVSEYDDGLKKQAAGATYDVVEAATRASERSIDAELTRLRRGLGILATVGSTAPFVGLFGTTFGIINAFQAMGGGAGDLATIGPGIAEALLTTAFGIAVAVIGVWFYNAYTAKVDGIGGALVAAKNEIVDYLIKDQGRAGAAGSES; translated from the coding sequence ATGGAGTTCGAATTCTCACACATGTGGGCCGCGATGGGCCCGGTCGCGAAGGGCGTGGTCTACACCCTCCTGCTGATGAGCGTGGGGACGCTCGGGGTCGGCATCGAGCGCGCCCTCGCGTTCATGCGTGCCGCCGGCGAGTCCAAGCGCTTCGCCCTCGAGATCCGCGGGCCGCTCGACGACCGGCAGTTCGAGACCGTCGGTGAGACCCAGAAGCGGTACAAGCGCAGCCCGCTGGCCCAGGTGGTCGGCGCCGGCGTGAGCGAGTACGATGACGGCTTGAAGAAGCAGGCCGCCGGAGCGACCTACGATGTCGTCGAGGCGGCGACGCGCGCCTCCGAGCGCTCGATCGACGCCGAGCTGACCCGGCTGCGCCGTGGCCTCGGCATCCTCGCGACCGTCGGCTCGACCGCGCCCTTCGTCGGTCTCTTCGGCACGACCTTCGGCATCATCAACGCCTTCCAGGCGATGGGCGGCGGCGCCGGTGACCTCGCCACCATCGGCCCCGGCATCGCCGAGGCGCTCCTGACCACCGCCTTCGGCATCGCCGTGGCGGTCATCGGCGTGTGGTTCTACAACGCCTACACCGCCAAGGTGGACGGGATCGGCGGCGCCCTGGTGGCGGCGAAGAACGAGATCGTCGACTACCTGATCAAGGATCAGGGTCGCGCCGGCGCCGCGGGCAGCGAGAGCTAG
- a CDS encoding energy transducer TonB — MMFDGFVQPKAKGGLGRRLVAAAIAVGVHAALAGWLLMEPSVSEAVEEVDVPVVFYRAPPPPPPPPPPKAKIRRKKKPKTPTVMVQPKIEQIKPIERRPDPEPEPEPEPEPVEEEEDGGDDDGVEGVEGGVEGGVEGGVVGGVVGGQVGGVLGGVLGGELGSQEPVRLKKGMIPPKPVPGACPEPEYPRMLREARVTGRVVLLVGVKQDGTVGEVKVRSGNEALAHAAVQAAKKCRYQPAKFEGQPVYVWLPVPFVFKLE; from the coding sequence ATGATGTTCGACGGTTTCGTTCAGCCGAAGGCCAAGGGGGGACTTGGCCGCCGCCTGGTGGCGGCGGCCATCGCCGTGGGGGTGCACGCTGCCCTGGCCGGGTGGCTCCTGATGGAGCCCTCGGTCTCGGAGGCCGTGGAGGAGGTGGACGTCCCGGTGGTCTTCTACCGGGCGCCGCCTCCGCCGCCGCCACCCCCGCCGCCCAAGGCGAAGATCCGGCGGAAGAAGAAGCCGAAGACGCCCACGGTGATGGTTCAGCCGAAGATCGAGCAGATCAAGCCGATCGAGCGGCGGCCGGATCCGGAGCCCGAGCCCGAACCCGAGCCCGAGCCCGTCGAGGAGGAAGAGGACGGCGGTGACGACGACGGCGTCGAGGGCGTCGAGGGCGGCGTCGAGGGGGGTGTCGAGGGCGGCGTCGTCGGCGGCGTGGTCGGCGGCCAGGTGGGGGGTGTGCTCGGTGGGGTGCTCGGCGGTGAGCTGGGCAGCCAGGAGCCGGTCCGCCTGAAGAAGGGGATGATCCCCCCCAAGCCCGTACCGGGGGCCTGCCCCGAGCCGGAGTATCCGCGGATGCTCCGCGAGGCGCGGGTCACCGGAAGAGTGGTCCTCCTGGTGGGCGTCAAGCAGGACGGCACCGTCGGAGAGGTCAAGGTCCGGTCCGGCAACGAGGCGCTGGCGCACGCCGCGGTTCAGGCGGCGAAGAAGTGCCGCTATCAGCCGGCCAAGTTCGAGGGCCAACCGGTCTACGTCTGGTTGCCGGTGCCCTTCGTTTTCAAGCTCGAGTAA